The sequence below is a genomic window from Trichosurus vulpecula isolate mTriVul1 chromosome 5, mTriVul1.pri, whole genome shotgun sequence.
AAGGCCTTCTCTGTGCAGGACCctatactaggtgctggggatacagatttCTTTGTTCCTTATGATTACACATAAGTATAAAACATTAAATAGATACTTTCAGGGACTTTTCACCAACCCACATCCCTTTACATCATCCTTGAGCTTTAGTGTTCACTGTTTGCCTTACTGATACCTTATACCCTTGCCATGGAATCACTCACTTAAAGGATAAATTAGCATGGAAAAAATAGCTACTATCTTTTTCTAAGAAAGTTCCTGCTGACTACCTCTAATTTCTTCCATCTTGGATTTTACTCTTCAATCCACAGTCCCTGTTGTGGGAGAGTTAGGGCTATGTAAACGATAGTTAGCTATTGTTCCATTTGGAGGCACCGAGTGAGATTAGCTCTATCTAGGCAAGTTAGGTTTGTGATGAATACCCATAAACTTAAATCATAAACTAAGGGAAATAACTATGGGTGAGGAATTAGGCTCTTCTCCTTATTCAGCAGTCATTAATAAAAACACCTGCAGCATTCAGAGCACTGTACTAGCTACTAGTCTTTGTATTCTAGGGACTTATCCTAATAGATGAGCCACCTGTAatgaacagaaatagggaaagcAGCAGTCATAGAAGAGTATGTCCAAGAGAAAGGCCAGGAAGAGATTGCTGCATTACAAAGTGAATGGAATGAGTTTTAGGGcagttttctaaagaaaaaaagttttgaatcTCCCAGTTCAGAGTCCCTCATTTCCCAGTAGGGTTCTCTGAGTCCATTCTAATGTTGTTTGTATTCCCTGGACATGTCTTTTCATATCTGTACTCACAGTTCTCATCTTGATATTGTCCTTTGTGATCAACACATTTGTGTTGCAAGGTCAGAATTTGAACACGAAATGCATCCCCATCTACTTCCAGTACTTTGTCAAGTTCTTCATCGTTGGGATCACAGTGCTTGTAGTGGCTGTACCAGAAGGGTTGCCTTTGGCTGTCACCACCTCATTGGCCTATTCTGTCAAGGTGAAGTGTGTTCTTCATACTTCCTTCCTGTAGAACACTGAGGGAAGGGAAGGTTCTAACAATACAAATCAGCTCTGGGGATGGGTCCTGTTCCCTCAGGACAGAGAACATACCTACCTCCCTTTCACTGAGAGCATTAGATAAAATATAGCAGAGGGACCCTTATCCTATTTGGTCATCATTTCAATGTCTCCAAAAGACTTTGTTTCTTAATAGAACCTACAAAATttgtcttggattttttttattcagagaAAAAGGTTAGTAAATAGGAGAGAAGGGTATAGGGGTGAAGTGGAAGTCATAAGCCTCCCAATTTCTCTACTTAGAGAAGTTCTGCCAATTCTCACAATTCTCTTCTTCTGGCAGAAAATGATGAAGGATAATAACCTTGTGCGTCACCTGGATGCCTGTGAGACCATGGGGAATGCAACGGCCATCTGCTCCGACAAAGCAGGCACGCTGACTTTGAACCGCACGACAGTGGTGCAGGTCTTCAAGAAGGTCCCCAGCCCAGATGTCCTTGCACTCAATACCCTGGACCTCATTGTCAATGGCATCTCCATCAACAGTGCCTACACATCCTAGATCTTGGTATGCTCTCCCCTGACTCTAGGTCTTGAGTGTATAAGGAAGAGAATCTCTAAATCCCTAGGCAAACcaggaaaaggttaagtgacttgcctgattccaaatcctccattctttcccttgCACTATGATATATCACTCCTGAGCATAGCATGTGAAGACTTATGGGATGAGATTAGGAAATATGGATGTATGAGGGGAGGGCCCTTTAGGTACCTATCGATTCCCAAGCAGAAGCAACCTTTTGGGGAACAGATACTTGCTCTCATAGCAGAGAAAGTCTCACTAGCAGACAATAGATACTCCCCTTTACCCAAAAAATAAGGGAGGGTGTGACCTTTCCCAGAGCAGGCTAAGCAATCTGTGTAGGGGCTCAGGCCACTTGTCTTCTTGCTTCCCATCCCTCACTACCCTCAAAACAGGTTCCATAGTTGGGAAGTGACCAGCCAGCTGGTCTGCTAGGAAAGTCATGATCATTCCAGGCGCTTtggttgcctttttccccctccacCTTAGTTTGGGGCTTCTCATTTAGCCTCCATGTTTTTTCAGTctccagagaaggagggagggcttCCTTGGCAGGTGGGCAACAAGACGGAGTGTGGCCTCCTGGGCTTTGTCAAAGACCTGAAACACGACTACCAGGCAATAAGGAATGAGGTGCCAGAGGAGACATTCTACAAAGTCTACACCTTCAATTCATCATGCAAATCAATGAGCACAGTTATCCAGATCCCAGATGGAACTTTTTGAATGTACAGCAAGGGGGCCTCAGAGATCCTCCTGAAAAAGTGAGCCATGCCATAGTCTATTAGACAAGGCCCTCCTTCCAGCAAACCTTCCATAAAGCTTTATAATGGAAGCTGCCTTTGGGCAGCTGGAGTATCTACACTGACTCTCTCCATGCCAAAGGGGTGTGTGGTAACTTCAAGGCACTGTACCTCTCTAGGTTCATCTGTTCAATGGAAAGAGTCCTCCCTACTGTTCCCCACTCCTCTCACAACCCCACCCTCCACCACCATCAGGGCACAGAAAAAGGAAGTCAGATGCAAGAGTTTAAAAGATAGGAACTAAACAAGGGGCTCTTGATGCTTCTTGGTGTCACAGACCCTTTGGAAGTCTGAAGAAGCCTGTGAACCTCTTGGTATAATTATGCTCTTAAatcataaaatacagaggatttcaaatttgaaatatatatacgtatatatacatatatatttatacacaattccatctttattttcatgataCTCTAATTAAAATTGATCCTTTCTTCAATGATTTGAAAATTCGATTCTGAGAAagtgtccataggcttccccagactgccagaggTGTCCAAGTGCGGAACTGACAGAGAGTGACACTTATTGATACAGATGGCCATACTTGAATAGCGGTGATGTCagctactctctcctccagtgcaAATTGTGAACTGGCCATTGTGGGTCACCTCATAGCCAAACTGCTAATGATAAGTAGTTTTTACTAAGCTGGCCAGCAGACAATGGGTACAGTCTGTTGTGTGGACTCTTCTTGGTCTGTGCCCATTGTCTGCTGGCCAGCTTAGTAAAACTTAGAGCTCTCATCCTGGCAATGGCTTTGAGAACCTAGGATTACTTCCAtgtcccaatgaggaaactggaataaACCTTTTGTAGAGGATAAATAGCCATAGAGCCAAACTTTATGGGATGCTACCATTCGACTCCACCTTTTTGCCAGGTGCCTCTGGATCCTTGACAGGAATGGAAACTCACTGATGTACCCTACAGAACGTGGTAATATGGCATGCAAAGTGATTGAGAAGATGGCCTGTGAGGGGCTTCGGACCATCTTCTTTGCCTTACTAATACCATATATACTTGCTATGGAATCActtaaagaataaattaaagtGTAAAAAATATCCACCTTCTTTTTCTAAGAAAGTTCAGCCTGGCCTACTTAAGACCCCTGCTTAAAATTTCATCTACTGCCAATTCCATCTTGTATTTTACTCTTCAGTCTACAGTCACTATTGGAGAAGAGCTACAGCTACATAAACAATAGTTACCTGTTGTCCTGTTTAGAGGCATAGAGTGAGATTAGCTCTATTTAGGCAAGTTAGTTTTGTGATGAGTACCCATAAACTCAAATCCTGAATTAAGGGACAGAGCTATGAGCAAGGAATTAGGCTCTTCTTACCAGTAACCATTAAAACAGCCCCTGCAGCATTCAGAGCACTGCACTAGCTACTAGTCTTTATACTCTAGGCACTTACTCTAATGAATGAGCCACCTGTAATGAACAGAAACAGGGAAAACAGCAGTCAAAGACCAGTATGTCCAAAGGAAGGACTAGGAATTGACTGCTGCATTACCaagtgaatggaatgaattttaGGCAGTTTTCTACAGAACAAAGTTTTTAATCTCCAAGTTCAGGCTCCCTCATTTCCCAGTAGTGCTCTCTGAGTCCAGTCTAATGTTGCTTGTATTCCCTGGACAGGTCTTTTCATGTCTATTCTCACAGTTCTCATCTTGGTCCTGCCCTTTGTGATTGCCACATTTGGGGTGCAAGGTCTGAGTTGGAATGTAGAATACATACCCATGTATATCCAGTACATTCTCAGGTTCTTTGTCATTGGGACCACTGTGCTTGTAGTGTTAGTACCAGAAGGGTTGCCTTTAACTGTCACCATCTTACTGGCCTATTCTGTCAAGATGAAGTAGGGTCTTCAATACTTCCTTCCTGTAGAACacttgaggggaagggaagattcTAACAGCATGGATTAGCTAAGGGGATGGGTCATGTTCCCTCCTGACAGAGAACATGCCTACCTCACTTTCCCTTAGAACACTAGACGAAATACAGCATCCATGATAGGTAGGGACCCCTATCCCATTTGATCATCATTTCAATGTTCCCAAAAGACTTTGATTTTTAATAGAATCCACAGAATTCATCTTGGATTTTTTTATTCAGAGGAAGAGGTTAGTGAATGGGAGAGGATGGGGATACGGTTTGAACTTGAAGTCATCTGTCTCCCAATTTCTGTACTTAGAGAAGTCCTGCCAGTTCTCCTATTCTCTTCTTTTGTCAGGAAATGATGAAGGATAATAACCTTGTGCATCACCTGGAGGCCTGTGAGACTATGGGGAATGTGATGGCCATCTGCTCAGACAAGACAGGCACACTGACCTTGGACAACATGACAGCGGTGCAGGCCTTCATAGGGGACACTTACTTCAAGGAGATCCCAGCCCAAATGTCATTGCTCCCAATACTCACATTGTCAATGGCATCTCCATCAACAGTGACTACACATCCACAATCTTAAATGTATAAGAGAAGGGACTCTAAATTCCAGGGTAAACCAGgaaaaggctaagtgacttgcctgaggtcatatttctagtaagtagcagaatcagaattcacaggtcttctgattttaatTCAGCATGCTTCTCACTGCACTACAATATGTCACCCTTGAGCATAGCATGTGAAGATTTGTGGGATGAAATTAGGAAATATGGATGTATAAGGGGAGTCATGGGCCCTTTAGGTACCTCTCAATTCCTAAACAGAAGCAACCTTCTGGGGAAGAGATACTTGTGCTTATAGCAGAGTCTTACTAGTAGACACTCCCCTTTACTCAAAGAATAAGACTGTGACCTTTTCCATAGCAGGTGAGGCAATATGTCTAGGGGCTCaggctccttctcctccccatccctcacTGCCCTCGAAACAGGGTAGTATGTTACACAGGTAAAATGTTACATAGTTTGGAAGTGAATAGCCCCTGCTACTAGGTCTGCTAGGAAAGTCATGTCTTTGagtgccttttttcccctccttaatTGGCCCCCTTGGTTTGAGGCTTCTCATTTAGGCTccacattatttctttttcatcctccagagaagggaggagggcttCCTCGGCAGGTGGGCAACAAGACATAGTGTGGCTTACTGTGCTTTGGCAAAGACCTGAAACGTGGCTACAAGGCAATGAGGAATGAGGTACCAGAGGAGAAATTCTACAAAATCTACACCTTCAATTCATCACGCAAATCCATGAACACGGTTTTCCAGAATCCAGGACTTTACAAATGTACAAGGGAGCCTCAGAGATGATCCTTGAAAAAGTGAGCCATCCCATAGTCCACTTGAAAAGGCCCTCCCTCCAGCAAACCTTCCACAGAGCTTTATCCTAGCCTTTGGGCAGCAGCAATCTCTACCCTGACTCTCTCCATGCCAAAGTGGTGTGTGGTCACTTCAAGGCACTGTTCCTCTCTAGGTTCATCTGTTCAATGGAGAGAGTCCTCCCTATTGTTCCCCCCTCCTCTCACAacctgtaatagcaatttagatttgaaaatcttgcccacccattaataggccatgtgaccttctTATGTCACAGAAGGCCCAAGCCATATGttgtgggaagagcttgctgaaaagaaaaggaaattgtgtcacaggaaatgctgagagaaccATTATGACAGTTAGAGCTGTGGGAAAGAGCAGACTtgctgtggtggctgtgagtgagtTTTTTTGGGAAGGGTCCATCAGGAGGTAGATGGTTTGGGGATGGCAAAGCTCCATACTGTTACATTGTGCATCAAATTCTTTTCTGCTGTGACGGATTGGGCGGATGGCTTAAGTGATCTattcctctggtgtctgaataaatggtttgcttcttctactttctatgtggagagtcacatatattctgtgatacagaaccacataggcattttgacaattatcatatatatatatttatatatatatatatataaaatacatacatacacacacacacacacacacatacagtgaTTATTGCCTTGCAGATACATTTGCTGTCACAAACAGGCTCACAAGGTATAAATAAGGTCTctatttagaggaagaaatggttatcccaggatggTAGGAGGTACCTTCTTCCTTCCTAGCAAAGGAATGGTCTAAAGGCACAGGACTGTGTGAGGATtggaaacagaagctacagaggggagaacctagagatttggaaaaaTGTTTGCAAGAAATTGCAGTTAAGCCAGGGAGAGAATTGCCAACAGCAGTCTCTAGGAAAGGCTGGGTTTTACTCACagcatatcatatcatatataaaatcagGGACAGGTGGCAGAACAAGAGATTATGGTTCAGAAATCTACTGATTTTGCTGTTAGTTCGGCTAGAAGACTGAGGGAGTCAAGGAGGTGAACAATGCATTTCAGTTCAGGCCAGGTGGAATCTAAGAACCAGTCTAGTTACCATGGTGACAAGGGGAGAGAGCCTAGAGAGGCTGATACAGTATCAGAAGCTGAGGCACAAAATGTCTGAGGCACAGAATGATACAGTATCAGACCAGGCTCCTCAAACAGCAGTGTGACCcatacagcaaaggagacaagAAACCCAGAAACCCAGGATAATAATACAGTGTTCAGAGAGATGTTGggagattttacacagcaggaaatcacagatatcttgagtaggttcacccagagaatgagAGAATTGGTAATATCTTGGACGGTgggaatcagtgatgaaggggccacaggAGTGTCTGTAGATACTGTGGCTTGTATGAGATTCATGAGCATTGGTCAGAATCTTTTTGTACAGCAaatttttagggattatcatttgcaaaaaggtAACCAAACAACTAATCTTTTAGCTTTAGCTGCATCAGCATGTAATAGAGAATATCCTGCTGATTCTGTGTGGCCAGCTGCAGATAGACCTTGGTATTCAATTAGAGGCTacatgagaaagttaaaggagtaggtaatgaagactgctattatttTGGGGAACACTGAGGCTCATTTTAATACCCCCTTGAGAGTCTATCATAGAAATTTGATCATTAAAATGGCTCTGCCTGCTTATAAATACCTAATTCTGACTCTCCTAATTGCTGAAGTAGGGAACAAACCCTCTTTCAGAGATgttggataagatttcacaggtaagtgacttaggagattggagaaaagataaatttcctcaagagagaagagtaaaaaaaTCAGCAGATTCAACGTCAGAACAGGGTGACAAGGAAAGACATGTTTACTACTCTATTcagagcaggggtagattttagaagaatagatggtattgcAACTAacgagctatacaaaatgtaccaagatgaATAGAGAAGTAACAACTGTCCCTACAAATCTTACAGATCTTGAaaccttgtatccaagtgagtcacaccttcagggaaactaggaaataagccccgccccagctcagattaaagaaacacacagaatgGATTACAGACTCCAGATTAATCTGACAATATATTggaaaaaatggatcaaatactataaTTAGGACATTGATCAATATTGGGGCAGAGGCCAACTTGATTTATATAAGTTCTGAAAAATTTAAGCAtagaactcctattaccatcacaacCCTAACAGGGGCtaaaatatcagccagacaagtcaaactgatgatgaaaattaggCAATTGCATAAGAAAGAATATGCcttggtcattgtacccattcctgaatacatcattggaatagatatattgaaaggtatgactgaattttcctgaggggagatatcaatttgcagtaaggaagataggaaataatacagttttagtgggaaaaataaaaatagacccaatgactttacctgaaccttctaaagaaattactttgaagcagCATCATGTggcaggtgggcaagatgaaattgccaatagtATCAAGGAATATGTTGAAGTAGGAGTGTTAGTCCCTGCAACCACTCAAGTTATTGTATAttgagactgaacaactgacgctgggccatgaagtgatattaaggtcTGGAATACCTATTAAGACTTGAATAATGAGTACCCCAGtgtctcacagaattggacatgcacaagaggctagcataattaaatggaaatggtatattcagaatagattgaaaatgggcaaaagtggagtttctgctctacatgaatctatagcaaacaTAGACCCCGATGGAAATGACAAATCCCCTGAATGAAGATAACAGGTGGTACAGTCCTTGgcaaaatggaatgatggatatgatggatTGACTGAATagcagaagaaacatgcatggtatACTGATGGaatagcaaaatatttgggccataaaagacattggaaagcagtagcctataacccatatactaagagaaatttggaaagtactgggattgGTGGAAGTAGTAAATATGCTGAATTTATgacagtacatcaagctattaaaacagagaaaggaggacagtgtcatatattcactgatttgtgggcagtagctaatgggttagctacaagaatgccaatgtggaaaaatcaaaattgggaaattcatggtaaacaagtttgggacaaaggattattggaagatatatgggacatgtctttggttactaatttgtcagtttttcatgtagacccTCATGTGGCCTTCACTACCCCAGAATGTgtgtacaatgcacatgctgaccTGTCAGGGAAGACTGCTACTGAACGTATTGTCCCTACTCTTAACACCAACTGATGACCTAACACCAGCAAAATGGTTCCCCCaaactgctggccatttaggaaTCCAGGCCACACATTGGTGGGCAcaagatcaaggtattagtatcacttattcattgttaaagcaagtagcagaggaatgttatatatgtcaattggaaaagaaatgaactgTTCTTGGTTAGTAACTGGGGAAATAGCAAGGgaaaaagttccagcccagatttggcagacagattatattggaccactaccccaagataaaggacaCAAATTCATATGTACTTGTGTtcacacctattcaggtgtactagtggctcatccttataagaatgcaacccagaaaaacacctgtaaaactatatatattataagtctatattatggaacctcAATGCAGGTTCAAAGTGACAacgggtcacatttcaaaggaaatgaaatgaagagatattgtttGTTAAACAGTATGGAGTGGAtgtatcatattccatattatccacaagaaTCTGAGTTGATAGAATGTATGAGTGGATTGTTAAGAaatttaagttctaataattcatatcaacattggaagaaTAATTTGTCCTCTGCttcatgtaatttgaaaaatagACCAttgggaggaagtacacctctagccagaatgatgaccccaaatctgcaaatcagaaaacagcaaacacataagatccaaaatattgagtattggactgtgagggaagatgtcccacctccatatccaggaatacctggttcagcaggatatgatttacattgcttagaggacttttggttggatggaaaagagatgagaaaaatctctactgggatatgtatgagaatccctgagaatcattttggacagatattacccaAATTACGATTACAAGCTCAGGGAGTATATGTATAGTCTGCAGT
It includes:
- the LOC118851352 gene encoding LOW QUALITY PROTEIN: plasma membrane calcium-transporting ATPase 4-like (The sequence of the model RefSeq protein was modified relative to this genomic sequence to represent the inferred CDS: substituted 2 bases at 2 genomic stop codons), translated to MAAMCLQSPGSVPPHLHLDLLPYLCPPELGLSPSPTTTPPHSWGRVLQKHEEDHTDLPHQLSRRHGQGLWLHRDGDARLMELHISEAVAQINECFGGVLGLCEKLQTSHIKGDSLPADGVLIQGNDLKTDESALTGESDHATFRLGVQKYHLLSLFPGTHVMEGSGQIIVTTMGVNSQTGIIFTLLGASESDEGKKEKTGKSHPAPENRNKAKTEDGVPPEIQPLKSQESIEEEEEKKKRKKGPKEKSMLQRKLTCLAVQIGKGGLFISVLTVLILILSFVINTFVLQGQNLNTKCIPIYFQYFVKFFIVGITVLVVAVPEGLPLAVTTSLAYSVKKMMKDNNLVRHLDACETMGNATAICSDKAGTLTLNRTTVVQVFKKVPSPDVLALNTLDLIVNGISINSAYTSXILSPEKEGGLPWQVGNKTECGLLGFVKDLKHDYQAIRNEVPEETFYKVYTFNSSCKSMSTVIQIPDGTFXMYSKGASEILLKKCLWILDRNGNSLMYPTERGNMACKVIEKMACEGLRTIFFALLIPYILAMESLKE